CGGGGGACGACATCACCCACCCCATCGCCGACCTGACTGGCTACATCACCGAGGGGCAGATCGTGGCCAAGCGCGATCTGCACCGCGCAGGCATCTATCCCCCTATCGATGTGGGCTCTTCTCTGTCAAGGCTCATGGACTCGGGCATTGGCAAGGGCCGCACGCGAGAGGATCACAAAGCCGTATCCGACCAGTGCTATGCCGCCTACGCCGAAGGGCGTGACCTGCGTGGACTGGTGGCCATCGTGGGGAAGGATGCCCTATCCGAGAGGGACCGCAAATTCCTGGACTTCGCTGATTTGTTCGAGAGACGCCTGGTGCGCCAGGGACGGGAGGAAGACCGGGACATCGAGACCACCCTCAATCTGATGTGGGACCTGCTCTCGACGCTGCCAGAGAACCAGCTCACGCGTATCGACCGCAAATGGATCGAGAAGTATCACCCGGCGCACAAGGCCAAGGCGCAGTCGTCCTGAGGGAGGGGCGAACATGCCTAAGCTGGACGTGAAGCCGACCAGGTCCGAGCTGCTGGAAGTCAAGCGCAGGATCAAGCTCTCTCAGGCCGGCTACAAGATCCTGAAGATGAAGCGGGACGGCCTGATCCTGGAGTTCTTCAAGATCCTGGAAGAGGCGAAGGAGATAAGGCAGAAGGTGAACTCCGATTATGAGAAGGCGATGGAGAAAATCGCCATCGCCAAGGCGGTGGATGGGGTGATAGCGGTCAAATCCGCGGCTTTCGCCCTCCGCGTCCATCCGGAGATCCAGCTGCGTTCCAAGAACGTGATGGGGCTGGTGGTGCCACAGATCGAGGCTGTGAGCTTGAGAGCAGAGGCGGACAAGCGCGGCTATGGGCTCATCGGGACCTCGGTCTATATCGACGAAGCGGCCAAGGCCTTCGAGGATCTGATAGAGACGATAGTGAAGGCGGCAGAGATCGAGACCACCATGAAGCGGCTCCTGGATGAGATAGAGAAGACCAAGCGCCGAGTCAACGCCCTGGAATACAAAGTCATCCCTGAGCTGAAAGAGGCGCAGGCTTTCATAGCGCTACGGCTGGAGGAGATGGAAAGGGAGAACATCTTCCGACTTAAGCGCATCAAGCAGAAGGCGTCCGCAGAGGCGTAATGGATGCCCTATCTGGAGGATCTTTTCAACCTGGATGACCCTGAGACCAAGGCCAAGATCCTCTGGCTCTTCTATCTCATCTCGTTCGGGATGATGGTGCTAGGCTTCATCCTCATCATATTGTTTTGGAACAGCTAGTATTAGTTGTTGAAGTCCTTGATGATGGACCTACCTGTGCCCAAATCCACGATAGGCACCTTGGCCGGGTCGGGTACGAAGTTATGCATGCGCTGGAAAGAGGTCTGATCCTGCCAGGTGGAGGCATTCACTAGTTTCACCCCTCGGTATTCCGAGACGCCGGCGCCGTGTACATGACCCGTGACGAAGATGTCAGGCACCTGATCGATGACCAGGTAATCCTTCTTTTCCGGGGCCAATTGAGTCTTGCTGCCGTATATGGGGGCCAGATGCCTTCTGCGCAGCATCTCTTTCATAGCTTCCAAGGGCTTATTGTAGGAAAGACCAGGGATCGCGCTCACGAGATCGTCCATGCTCTTGCCGTGATAGGATAGGATCACTCTGCCCTCTATCTCCAGGTAACAAGGATTACCGACCAACAACACCGATGAATCGAACATCTTCCCTATCTCCTCTGGCAAGGAAGGCTGCGGCTCGGCCAGGCGCACCGCGTCATGATTCCCCGGCTGCACTATTATCTGAACGCCATCTGGAAGCTCCTTCAGCCTCTCCGCCAGCGCTCCGTATTGCTCGAATACATCCTCGATCTCCAACTCCTCCTCTTGGTCGGGGAAGATGCCGATACCGTCCACGCAGTCTCCTGGAATCAAGATATAGCTCAATCCTTCTCGCACGCCTTCGGTACGCGCCCAACGGCTCATCCTCTCCCATTTCTCGGCAAGAAAGGTCTTGCTCCCCACATGAACATCGGAAAGAAAGGCGAGTTTAGCGCTGGAATCGGAGGGCGTCATCCCCCCGTTCACGGGGATATCGGGACGTATTATCTCACTGGCCACGATCATCCCCCCTTTCTTGGCCACCTTCCCTACCACCCCGATAACTTCGTCCTGGATCACATGAGCCTGGGCGAGCTCGGAGTCCTTGTTGATGAAAACCAGACCCCTCCCCTCCTCATCCTCGATATCTATCATAATGTGCCCGTTCTTCGAGAGGCGGACGTCCTCCACCAGCCCGATGCAACGCACCTCTCTGTCGAGGCTAAGGGCCTTGGGAATGGGGATGCATCCCGCTAATTCTCTCCTTCGTATGAGGATGCGTTTTATGGTCTGGAATCGGTCATTGAAGTAACGGGCGAAATCTATAATGTTGCCTTCGCAGGTGGAGTTGCCGGTAATATCCCTCAGGATCTTCACCTCGTCTCGCGTTCTTCTGGGCGATGCGCAGCTGGTAGATGTCGAGGTTCTTGACAAGGGTGGTGCTGAGGACTTTAGGTCATCCAAGGTGATGACTAGGGGCATCTGCGATAGAGTGGCAAGCGTGCTGCGCACGAAGGTGAGGGGGTCCTTCTGAGCTAGCACATATTCTAAGGCATCAGGTGAGAGGAACACGCCCTCCTCGGTGAGCTCTGCGAGAATCTGGTCCCTCATCCAAGCTAGCATCATGTGACATCTCTTTTTAAATACTTCCTCCATGATGCGGTGCGCATCATGCCCCAGGTCATCATCATCGCCAAATGCTATCCTACCGAGGATCCAGACAAGCTGCGAAAGGCTATCCTCAACATCTTTCCCTTGAGTCAGCCTGAGCTCTATGAGGGGGAGATGAGGGCAGAGACGGAAGACCTGTCTCGCTTCATGGAGCTGATCCGTAACCACCGGATCCTCGATTCCACGCGGCAGGTGATGCTCAAAGGCATAGAGGGCAATAGTACCAGATTCACTCTGAACAAGCAGGCCGCCTTTGTAGGTAAGGTGAGCTTTTTGGAAGAGAGGGTAGCCCTAGGTGGCATCAGCGTTATCATAGAGGATGACGAGCTGCAAGCCCTGATAGACCGTGTCGCCCCTGTAACAGTCAACGGTGAGGAGGTAAAGAGATGATAGCCGTTTCCGCGCCAGTACTTTCACAGCTAGACTTTGATGAGGCTTTCGCCCACGTCAGCAAGGAATTCGATGCCTGGGAGATAGTGGGGGAAGGAAGGCACTCCCTTCCTGATTTAGTGTATCAGTTCTTAGACGCCAGCTCATGCTATGATCTTAAGTTCTCCGCTCATGCCCCCCTGAGTGACATTAACATCGGCTCTCTTAATGAGAGAGTGAGGGAAGCCTCGCTCAGGGAGATAGTCAACGCCATCCGCTCCGCCCACCGCATGAACATAGGTATCCTCACAGTTCACCCTGGCTTCTTCTCCCCTGCAGGCATGCTTGACCGGCATAAGGTAATCCATACCACATTGGAATCCCTTTCCTACATAGAGAAGGTCTCTCAGGACATGGGCGTGAGGGTAGCGTTGGAGAACATGCCTAATATGGGACCCTTGACCATGGGAAGGACGCCAGAGGAGCTTCTGCAACTGCTGTCCTCCTTCGACATCGATATTTGCTTTGACATCGGCCATGCACATACCATGAATGCCATCGAGTCCTTCCTCCCCCTCAAGAAGCGGTTCATCAATGTCCACATCCATGACAATCTCGGAGAGCGGGATCAGCATCTTCCGATTGGTGAGGGCAGCATTGATTTCAAGAGCGTGCTCGAGGGCCTATCTGGTTATCAGGGAAGGTATGTCATAGAGGCGCGCAGCTTCAAGGAAGCGGTGCTGTCGCGCGATCGTCTGCGAACGCTCATGAGCACCATCTAAACTATTCCTTGTTCCCGCAACGCGTGCACTCCAGCTTGTCACCTACCAACCTGGCCGCGGTGTTGCCGCATTTGGCGCAGCTGTAGAACCCTCTATTAACGGCCGGTCTGATTGGTAGGGGCGGTGCTCGGGAAACCGCCTTTTGCCCATGACCTCGCCCTTCTCCTGGATAGGTAGGTGAGGCGCCTGTGGCTAAAGGGGCATCTGAGCGCAGAGGCATCTTAGCTCTCACCACGTCGGCGCCCTTTAGATAGCGCCAGGTACGATGCGAATAGAGCAGCAGCCAAGCCACTCCCACCACGTCCCAGAACAATATCAGCAGGCCCAACGCGAGAGTGACCAAAAGGGCCTCGCCGCTGACATCCAACGGTATCGTAAGGTAATCCACCGTGAAATGCAGCATGATGCAGGAATAGAGTCCGAGGCGTAGGAATAGGTATCCAAAGGCTATTCCCGCTATCCAAGTGGGCACAATCTTCCAGGAATCCCAATAGACGAGATGCCCTAGTCCGAATATACCCGCCGAGGCCCAAATCAGAGCCATTTCCTTACCCCCTATCTCAAAGCCTCCGCCGGTGAAGTAACGCCAAAGGGGGCGCCCATTGCTTTTGCCCGTGACCACCTCGATGAGTAGAAGGGGCAGGCCGATATACAGCACCCGGGCGATCAACTCCTCCCAGACCGAAGCGCTGGCGAAGCCGTTCAGGAGCTGCCACAGCTCCTTGGTGTCGAAGCTGGGGGAGCTGACCTCAACTCCCATCCAGATCAAAAGCAGGGCGTATATGGAATTGAAAGAGAGGACGGCGAAAAAGATCGTCCCTATGATCCACAAAGGGCTATGACCCCCAGAAGGTTTTGCCAGGGTGATCTCTTTCTTGAATTTATCATAGCTGCGCACTGCCATCCACACGAACGAGGCCGTGATGGCCAGGACCAGGAGGATGTGATATAGGGCGAAGGACCAGCCTGACACCTCGAAGAGGATGAGTAAGGGATTGTACCAGGGAATGATGAGGAACAAAGCGTTACCGTTCTGAGGGTCAGTGGTCTGAGGAAGCACCTCGGTGGGGCTCCAGAGTAGGATTATGACGTTCACCACCAAAAGGACGAACAATGCGGCCAGGGCGATGCACGTCACAGCCCTTCCAGCCATTATTATAGTTTCCTTTAGAGGCGTCGGATTGTATACTGGTGGAGGGGTAGTAACAATCTGCCCTGCTGGCCACATACCTAAAGGCCGGCCGCAATAGGGACAGAAAAGGTCACTCTCCAAAAGGGACCTTCCACAGCCTGGACAATATCTTGAGGCAACCATTCCGCTCATATGGTCCCCCGGTCGATCATGCCAGCTCATTCCTCGAATGCTATATTTAACCTTCGTATGGATGAAATGATGATGCATTTTGCTTTTTACTTGATCCCTAAAAGATTTTTCCAGATCGATTCGGGCGATTTTTGTGGCAGAAAGCTGGAAACAGAAGGTGGTTCGAGGATAATGGAAAATTTTAATAGGGAACCCACATCTTTCGAGATACCTTGCTGAGGAGGCAATGTTGTGGACGAACAAACGGCAGGAAAAAAGGTTGACTTCATCACCATCAGTGCTGAGAAGATACCTTTCGGACGGAACAATTTTATCGAGGTCGCAAGGAAGAAAGCCATCACGGGTGATGGTGAGAACGAGTTCATCTCCTTATCAAGAGGTTATTACCTCGCGGACGGTTCAGAGCGGTTCAAGAAATCTGTAACTATCCCAGATGACGCGAAGATAAAGGAGTTCGTCATAGAGAAGATACGGAGCCTCTAGACATGG
This Methanomassiliicoccales archaeon DNA region includes the following protein-coding sequences:
- a CDS encoding CPBP family glutamic-type intramembrane protease, with translation MSGMVASRYCPGCGRSLLESDLFCPYCGRPLGMWPAGQIVTTPPPVYNPTPLKETIIMAGRAVTCIALAALFVLLVVNVIILLWSPTEVLPQTTDPQNGNALFLIIPWYNPLLILFEVSGWSFALYHILLVLAITASFVWMAVRSYDKFKKEITLAKPSGGHSPLWIIGTIFFAVLSFNSIYALLLIWMGVEVSSPSFDTKELWQLLNGFASASVWEELIARVLYIGLPLLLIEVVTGKSNGRPLWRYFTGGGFEIGGKEMALIWASAGIFGLGHLVYWDSWKIVPTWIAGIAFGYLFLRLGLYSCIMLHFTVDYLTIPLDVSGEALLVTLALGLLILFWDVVGVAWLLLYSHRTWRYLKGADVVRAKMPLRSDAPLATGASPTYPGEGRGHGQKAVSRAPPLPIRPAVNRGFYSCAKCGNTAARLVGDKLECTRCGNKE
- a CDS encoding RNA-binding domain-containing protein; the encoded protein is MPQVIIIAKCYPTEDPDKLRKAILNIFPLSQPELYEGEMRAETEDLSRFMELIRNHRILDSTRQVMLKGIEGNSTRFTLNKQAAFVGKVSFLEERVALGGISVIIEDDELQALIDRVAPVTVNGEEVKR
- a CDS encoding V-type ATP synthase subunit D, encoding MPKLDVKPTRSELLEVKRRIKLSQAGYKILKMKRDGLILEFFKILEEAKEIRQKVNSDYEKAMEKIAIAKAVDGVIAVKSAAFALRVHPEIQLRSKNVMGLVVPQIEAVSLRAEADKRGYGLIGTSVYIDEAAKAFEDLIETIVKAAEIETTMKRLLDEIEKTKRRVNALEYKVIPELKEAQAFIALRLEEMERENIFRLKRIKQKASAEA
- a CDS encoding sugar phosphate isomerase/epimerase family protein, producing MIAVSAPVLSQLDFDEAFAHVSKEFDAWEIVGEGRHSLPDLVYQFLDASSCYDLKFSAHAPLSDINIGSLNERVREASLREIVNAIRSAHRMNIGILTVHPGFFSPAGMLDRHKVIHTTLESLSYIEKVSQDMGVRVALENMPNMGPLTMGRTPEELLQLLSSFDIDICFDIGHAHTMNAIESFLPLKKRFINVHIHDNLGERDQHLPIGEGSIDFKSVLEGLSGYQGRYVIEARSFKEAVLSRDRLRTLMSTI
- a CDS encoding DNA-directed DNA polymerase II small subunit, producing the protein MMLAWMRDQILAELTEEGVFLSPDALEYVLAQKDPLTFVRSTLATLSQMPLVITLDDLKSSAPPLSRTSTSTSCASPRRTRDEVKILRDITGNSTCEGNIIDFARYFNDRFQTIKRILIRRRELAGCIPIPKALSLDREVRCIGLVEDVRLSKNGHIMIDIEDEEGRGLVFINKDSELAQAHVIQDEVIGVVGKVAKKGGMIVASEIIRPDIPVNGGMTPSDSSAKLAFLSDVHVGSKTFLAEKWERMSRWARTEGVREGLSYILIPGDCVDGIGIFPDQEEELEIEDVFEQYGALAERLKELPDGVQIIVQPGNHDAVRLAEPQPSLPEEIGKMFDSSVLLVGNPCYLEIEGRVILSYHGKSMDDLVSAIPGLSYNKPLEAMKEMLRRRHLAPIYGSKTQLAPEKKDYLVIDQVPDIFVTGHVHGAGVSEYRGVKLVNASTWQDQTSFQRMHNFVPDPAKVPIVDLGTGRSIIKDFNN